A window of the Dickeya dianthicola NCPPB 453 genome harbors these coding sequences:
- the fliF gene encoding flagellar basal-body MS-ring/collar protein FliF, with translation MNALTSGAATGGKSFGEILNRLRANPRIPLLIASAATIAIVIALSLWARGPDYRVLYTNINERDGGSIVSELGKMNIPYRFTENGAAIMIPSDKVYETRLKLAQQGLPKGGAVGFELLDQEKFGISQFSEQINYQRALEGELARTMETLGPIHNARVHLAIPKPSLFVREQKSPSAAVTVTLQPGRALDDSQISAITYLVSSSVAGLPADKVTVVDQTGKLLTQNDSSGRDLNASQLKYANEVESNYQRRIEAILAPVVGAGNVHAQVTAQIDFASREQTDEQYQPNQTPNQAAVRSQQNSQSDQRGGPNVGGVPGALSNTPTPAPTAPISTPPANNANNANNANNANNANANTTGTNTQTSAGNAANQTYNSRHDQTINYEVDRTIRHTKQNTGNIQRLSVAVVVNYTQGEDGKPAALNDDQLKKIEALVRESMGFSSDRGDTLNVVNTPFTITDATGGELPFWQKQAFFDLLTEAGRWLLVLIVGWILYRKLVRPQLQRRAQVQEAAEAAASLRGQDADVTVTINSMEEELQRKSEQRAHAEMHSQRIRDLAENDPRVVALVIRHWMSNEL, from the coding sequence ATGAACGCCTTAACATCCGGAGCCGCAACCGGTGGGAAAAGCTTTGGCGAGATACTTAACCGTTTGCGTGCCAACCCTAGAATCCCTTTACTGATTGCTTCCGCTGCAACTATTGCGATTGTTATCGCCCTGTCATTGTGGGCTCGCGGCCCCGACTACCGGGTGTTGTACACCAATATCAACGAACGTGATGGCGGTAGTATTGTCTCCGAATTGGGCAAAATGAATATCCCTTACCGCTTCACCGAAAACGGTGCAGCCATCATGATCCCGTCGGACAAAGTTTATGAAACCCGCCTGAAGCTCGCCCAGCAGGGGTTACCGAAAGGCGGCGCTGTTGGCTTTGAACTGCTTGACCAAGAAAAATTCGGTATCAGCCAGTTCAGTGAGCAGATCAACTATCAACGCGCGCTGGAAGGCGAATTAGCGAGAACAATGGAAACCCTGGGGCCGATCCATAATGCGCGCGTACATCTAGCCATTCCCAAACCGTCGCTGTTCGTGCGTGAACAGAAATCCCCTTCCGCCGCGGTTACCGTCACTCTGCAACCGGGGCGAGCGCTTGATGACAGCCAGATTAGCGCCATTACCTATCTGGTTTCCAGCAGCGTAGCCGGCCTGCCGGCCGACAAAGTTACCGTCGTTGACCAGACCGGTAAGCTGCTGACGCAAAATGACAGTTCAGGACGCGACCTCAATGCCTCGCAACTGAAGTATGCCAACGAAGTCGAAAGCAATTATCAACGCCGGATTGAAGCAATTCTGGCGCCAGTAGTCGGCGCAGGCAATGTCCATGCGCAAGTCACCGCCCAGATCGATTTCGCCAGCCGCGAACAGACCGATGAGCAGTACCAACCTAACCAGACGCCGAATCAGGCGGCGGTACGTTCTCAGCAAAACAGTCAGAGTGATCAACGCGGTGGCCCTAACGTAGGTGGTGTGCCTGGCGCATTATCGAATACACCGACACCGGCGCCGACCGCGCCTATCTCTACCCCGCCGGCAAACAACGCGAATAATGCCAATAATGCGAACAACGCAAACAATGCCAATGCCAATACGACGGGCACTAATACCCAGACGTCTGCCGGTAACGCAGCCAATCAGACCTACAACAGCCGCCACGATCAGACTATCAACTATGAAGTTGATCGCACTATCCGGCACACCAAGCAAAACACCGGTAATATTCAGCGTTTGTCTGTCGCTGTCGTGGTTAATTACACGCAAGGTGAAGACGGCAAGCCAGCAGCGCTCAATGATGACCAACTGAAGAAAATCGAAGCGCTGGTCCGTGAATCTATGGGATTCTCCAGTGATCGCGGTGATACCCTGAACGTGGTTAATACACCGTTCACCATCACAGATGCCACTGGCGGCGAATTGCCCTTCTGGCAGAAACAGGCCTTCTTCGATCTGCTGACAGAAGCCGGCCGCTGGCTGCTGGTGCTGATTGTTGGCTGGATTCTGTATCGTAAACTGGTGCGTCCGCAGTTGCAGAGACGGGCGCAGGTGCAGGAAGCAGCCGAAGCGGCCGCCTCGTTGCGCGGTCAAGATGCGGATGTCACCGTCACGATCAATTCTATGGAAGAAGAACTACAGCGGAAATCCGAGCAGCGGGCTCATGCAGAAATGCACAGCCAGCGTATCCGTGATCTGGCCGAGAATGATCCTCGCGTCGTCGCGCTGGTAATCCGCCACTGGATGAGTAACGAACTATGA
- a CDS encoding O-linked N-acetylglucosamine transferase family protein gives MPDTQPLANNTDLGEDTGKTPLSSMSPPIPYTAPFHLQAMAHLYGIKSATPEKARVLEIGCKDGGNLLPFALANPQSQSVGVDLDAEKIEKGSVLIKQLELDNIALFALDIESLLACDPGKFDYIIIHGLFSLIGGETRDALLRFCRDHLTAEGIVCYCYNTYPGWKTGEILRDAIQLHSGLAHDEQTAQASARAMLTYLSLGTSADNPQNAALKTFIEQAEKQSDVDFALNYLQGLNQPCYFVDFYSQITQNGFAYVGDVRAYTELAGHYGDQVSRLHETICPENTTYLRQQYLDFAVNRSQRFSMLVPQKRAEAVLPEPDLSRLADFNWAGNFQRAKASNGNTLNIHTSSTGETISTENQVVLSILDALGEAWPAGLTLDQLVFNTQLPEKETENHRQNVLDALKNLFVKGISGVYTRIGDCTYRNSRHKTLTGLPGLATTDLAFNFWHEPVSLDSEERRFLEQLSSSSQRKDSTFYSQLWALRDKGVVWGTPRAWRDYLQEAIVKADAAQVAVYVQSLVVYTSETHSGGFVEPEKSAAHKKNKPQDKNPLNRKVYEEIDRLTTLGHFAEVRTKAEEIMSTYPDNLWVWYPFVNTYVRTGDFDGALSVITRAIALMPFNWDFYVDLAVCFWKKNELHHGMALTRKVLRCDKQKGLAWDTLAVFLNITHSLDSAFKCMERALQIEPENPTFISHMGMVCHNLGRKDAIQYHRKTIALMPQAFHLYSNLLLGLSHDVNMTPQALFQEHLIFGKRVEEAAERYHCQFAYSLDKAARRPLRIGFISGDFGNHPVTNFLEPIWNSLDRSAFSLYAYSSFQRNDEKADSLKQTAAGWHDVDKMGDLELATLINKDEIDILIDLSGHTAYNRLPVLALKPAPIQMTWIGYPGTTGMKSVDYILLDLHYIQGGALDPYLTEKIIYLPSVKYFEPVKDSPEVNELPALKNGYLTFASFNRPQKITDETLALWAKVLTAMPDSRLIMGYMTGQETIDYFRGRLVEFGVKEEQLSFRMRTGLKEYLGMHREVDLLLDTYPYTGGTTVSHAAWMGVPVLTREGESIASRQGSVTMRILGLDDFISTEEDEFVQKALYWRQSLEKLSDVRAGIRGRIAARMNSVLSPSIYFERAIRNAWQIYCEGKEPRTFSIDWENES, from the coding sequence ATGCCAGATACACAACCTTTAGCGAATAATACCGACCTGGGTGAAGATACTGGTAAAACGCCATTGAGTTCGATGTCCCCTCCCATTCCTTATACTGCCCCCTTCCATTTGCAAGCAATGGCACATCTTTACGGCATCAAATCCGCTACGCCGGAAAAGGCGCGTGTACTTGAGATTGGGTGCAAGGATGGCGGCAATTTACTGCCTTTTGCGCTGGCGAATCCACAGTCGCAGTCTGTCGGGGTCGATCTTGATGCGGAGAAAATTGAAAAAGGCAGTGTGCTGATAAAACAGCTGGAACTGGACAATATCGCGTTATTTGCGTTGGACATTGAATCTCTGCTGGCTTGTGATCCCGGGAAATTCGATTACATCATTATCCACGGTTTGTTTAGTCTTATTGGTGGTGAGACACGGGACGCACTGCTGCGGTTCTGCCGTGACCATCTGACTGCGGAAGGCATCGTCTGCTATTGCTACAACACCTATCCGGGGTGGAAGACCGGCGAAATTCTGCGGGACGCCATTCAACTTCATAGCGGCCTCGCCCATGATGAACAGACGGCGCAAGCCAGCGCCCGCGCGATGCTGACCTACCTGTCTTTGGGAACGTCTGCGGATAACCCCCAGAATGCAGCGTTGAAAACCTTTATTGAACAAGCCGAAAAACAGTCCGATGTGGATTTTGCGCTGAATTATCTGCAGGGGTTGAATCAGCCTTGTTACTTCGTCGATTTCTATTCTCAGATTACCCAAAACGGTTTTGCCTATGTCGGCGATGTTCGCGCTTACACTGAACTGGCGGGGCATTACGGCGATCAGGTTTCTCGTTTGCACGAGACGATTTGCCCTGAAAATACCACCTACCTTCGTCAGCAATATCTCGATTTCGCCGTTAACCGTTCCCAGCGATTCAGCATGCTGGTTCCACAAAAGAGGGCGGAGGCGGTGCTGCCGGAGCCCGATCTTTCGAGGCTGGCGGATTTCAACTGGGCGGGGAATTTTCAGCGCGCGAAGGCAAGCAATGGCAATACGCTGAATATTCACACTTCCAGTACCGGCGAAACCATCAGTACCGAAAACCAGGTGGTGTTGAGTATTCTTGATGCGCTAGGGGAGGCTTGGCCTGCCGGTTTGACTTTGGATCAATTGGTCTTTAATACCCAGTTGCCGGAAAAAGAAACAGAGAATCATCGGCAGAATGTGCTGGACGCGTTAAAGAACCTCTTTGTGAAAGGGATCAGTGGTGTCTACACACGGATAGGGGATTGTACTTACCGCAACAGTCGGCACAAGACGCTGACTGGGTTGCCAGGCCTTGCCACGACCGATCTGGCATTCAATTTCTGGCATGAGCCGGTGTCGCTTGATAGTGAGGAGCGGCGGTTCTTGGAACAACTGTCTTCATCCAGCCAGCGTAAAGATAGTACATTTTATAGCCAGCTTTGGGCGTTGCGTGATAAAGGTGTGGTATGGGGAACGCCACGTGCATGGCGGGACTACCTGCAGGAAGCGATCGTAAAAGCGGATGCCGCCCAGGTTGCCGTTTATGTTCAGTCATTGGTGGTGTACACCAGTGAAACCCACTCTGGTGGCTTCGTCGAGCCGGAAAAATCGGCAGCACATAAAAAGAATAAGCCGCAGGATAAGAACCCGCTAAACCGGAAGGTATACGAAGAAATTGATCGGTTGACCACTCTGGGGCATTTTGCCGAGGTCAGGACAAAAGCGGAAGAGATTATGAGTACCTATCCCGACAACCTGTGGGTTTGGTACCCGTTTGTGAATACCTACGTTCGTACCGGTGATTTCGATGGTGCGCTGAGCGTCATTACCCGGGCAATCGCACTGATGCCTTTCAATTGGGATTTTTATGTTGATCTGGCCGTGTGCTTCTGGAAAAAGAACGAACTGCATCATGGCATGGCGCTGACCAGAAAAGTATTGCGTTGTGATAAACAAAAAGGGCTGGCGTGGGACACGCTGGCGGTCTTTTTGAACATCACCCATAGCCTGGATTCAGCGTTTAAATGCATGGAGAGAGCACTGCAGATTGAACCAGAAAACCCCACTTTTATCAGCCATATGGGGATGGTTTGCCATAATCTGGGTCGGAAGGACGCCATTCAGTACCACCGTAAGACCATTGCCTTGATGCCCCAGGCGTTTCATCTGTACAGCAACCTGCTGCTGGGGTTGTCCCACGATGTCAACATGACGCCACAGGCGCTGTTTCAGGAACACCTAATATTCGGCAAGCGCGTAGAAGAAGCGGCCGAGCGTTATCACTGCCAATTTGCCTACTCCCTTGATAAAGCAGCCCGGCGCCCGCTGCGCATTGGTTTTATTTCCGGCGACTTTGGCAATCATCCGGTGACGAATTTCCTGGAGCCTATCTGGAATTCGCTTGATAGAAGTGCGTTCTCACTTTACGCCTATTCAAGTTTTCAACGTAACGATGAAAAGGCCGATAGCCTAAAACAGACCGCGGCTGGCTGGCATGATGTCGACAAAATGGGCGACCTGGAACTGGCGACACTCATCAATAAGGATGAAATCGACATCCTGATCGATCTGTCCGGGCACACGGCTTATAACCGGTTGCCGGTGCTGGCGCTGAAACCCGCACCGATCCAGATGACCTGGATTGGTTATCCCGGCACAACAGGCATGAAGAGCGTTGACTATATCCTGCTTGATTTGCATTACATCCAGGGCGGCGCGCTCGATCCGTATCTGACGGAAAAAATCATTTATCTGCCATCGGTGAAATATTTTGAACCGGTCAAAGACAGCCCAGAGGTGAATGAGCTGCCGGCATTGAAAAATGGTTATCTGACGTTTGCCAGTTTCAATCGTCCGCAGAAAATTACTGACGAAACGCTGGCTCTGTGGGCCAAAGTTTTGACCGCGATGCCGGATTCCCGGTTGATCATGGGGTACATGACGGGTCAGGAAACCATCGACTACTTCCGTGGCCGGTTAGTCGAGTTCGGGGTGAAAGAAGAGCAACTGTCTTTCCGCATGCGGACCGGGCTGAAAGAATATCTGGGAATGCACCGCGAAGTAGATCTGCTGCTGGATACCTATCCGTATACCGGCGGGACCACGGTGAGTCACGCCGCCTGGATGGGCGTCCCGGTGCTGACCCGTGAAGGCGAGTCCATCGCCTCGCGTCAAGGCAGCGTCACCATGCGTATCCTGGGGCTGGATGACTTTATCTCGACGGAAGAAGATGAATTTGTACAAAAGGCGCTGTACTGGCGTCAATCACTGGAAAAACTCAGTGACGTACGCGCCGGAATCCGTGGGCGCATCGCCGCCAGAATGAATTCTGTCTTGTCGCCGTCCATTTATTTCGAACGCGCCATACGCAACGCGTGGCAGATTTATTGCGAAGGAAAAGAGCCCAGAACATTCAGCATTGACTGGGAAAACGAATCATAA
- the fliD gene encoding flagellar filament capping protein FliD, with protein MATTVSSNSDIISSIGMNLGTSVSGSSLDLSSLISKLQTVEEQRLTPYNNKQTSLSKQALAYDAVEAAMKNLQSTTTTLQNMKTITSTAVTSTNTAFSSTTDSTAVAGSYSVFVNNIAQAQSQISGNFSSASTALVSGGTSSTSSTITITQSSQSKPLTITLTDDKTSLNDIRDAINNAGGSVSATILNDGTNNKLILTAKDTGTKSAMTISVSGSLSSSLSSSSFSEQVAAKDASFTINGMSVTSQSNTVTTAISGVTLNLKAASTTGSNAENLTIASDITATEKAIQNWVTAYNNVLDVIKTQTNYTAPTSTEQTSGSQSSSNGALVSDSTIRAVKRQLQGLMSNLQSNGTLNTMADLGITQDPTNDGKLAVETTKLESTLKSSASSVTQFFVGNGTTTGFATQAGNYLTRTVDSTDGLIKSAQANIKTNQANVTKQLTSIQDSIDSTMARYKTQFTNLNTLLSKLSSTSSYLTQQFNKTNSSS; from the coding sequence ATGGCTACGACGGTTAGCAGTAACTCAGACATCATTTCATCGATAGGTATGAACTTGGGTACGTCAGTCAGTGGTTCTTCACTTGACTTGAGTTCGCTGATCAGCAAACTGCAAACCGTTGAAGAGCAACGGCTGACACCCTATAACAACAAGCAGACCTCGCTGAGCAAGCAGGCACTCGCTTATGACGCCGTCGAAGCGGCGATGAAAAACCTGCAGAGCACCACCACGACTCTGCAGAACATGAAGACCATCACGTCGACCGCCGTGACCAGCACCAATACCGCATTCAGCTCCACCACCGACAGTACTGCGGTAGCGGGTTCCTACAGTGTTTTCGTCAATAATATCGCGCAGGCGCAGTCGCAAATCTCTGGTAATTTTAGCAGCGCGTCAACCGCGTTGGTATCAGGCGGGACTTCCAGCACCAGCAGCACGATTACGATTACGCAATCCAGCCAGTCTAAGCCGTTGACGATTACGCTGACCGATGACAAAACGTCATTAAACGATATCCGTGATGCTATTAATAACGCCGGTGGTAGCGTCAGCGCGACTATCCTCAACGACGGCACCAATAACAAACTGATTCTGACGGCAAAAGACACTGGCACAAAATCCGCGATGACCATTTCAGTCAGCGGTTCACTTTCCAGTTCACTGAGCAGCAGCAGCTTTAGCGAGCAGGTTGCAGCCAAAGATGCCTCATTCACCATCAACGGCATGTCGGTAACCAGTCAGAGCAATACCGTAACTACCGCCATCAGCGGTGTGACACTGAACCTTAAAGCGGCCTCCACGACCGGCTCGAACGCGGAAAATCTGACGATTGCATCGGATATCACCGCGACTGAAAAAGCGATTCAGAATTGGGTCACCGCTTACAACAACGTGCTGGACGTCATCAAGACCCAGACCAATTATACCGCACCGACATCAACCGAACAAACTAGCGGCTCCCAGTCATCCAGCAATGGCGCGCTGGTCAGTGACAGTACTATTCGCGCGGTTAAGCGGCAGTTACAAGGCCTGATGAGCAACTTACAGAGTAACGGCACACTGAACACGATGGCCGACCTGGGAATTACCCAGGATCCGACCAATGACGGTAAACTGGCGGTCGAGACCACCAAACTGGAAAGCACGTTGAAAAGTAGCGCCAGTAGCGTGACGCAATTCTTTGTTGGCAACGGCACCACCACCGGATTTGCTACTCAGGCAGGAAATTACCTGACCCGGACGGTGGATTCGACAGATGGTCTGATCAAATCTGCCCAGGCGAACATCAAAACCAATCAGGCCAACGTAACCAAACAGCTCACCAGCATCCAGGACAGCATCGATTCTACGATGGCGCGTTACAAAACCCAGTTTACTAATCTCAATACCTTGCTGTCTAAGCTGTCGTCAACCAGTTCTTACCTGACGCAGCAGTTTAATAAAACCAACAGCTCCAGCTAA
- the fliG gene encoding flagellar motor switch protein FliG: protein MSLTGTEKSAVLLMTIGEDRAAEVFTHLSTREVQHLSTAMANMKQVSQSELLEVLREFDLEAEQYAALGVNAGDYLRSVLVKALGEERASSLLEDILESKETSTGMETLNFMEPQSAADLIRDEHPQIIATILVHLKRAQAADILAHFDERMRNDVMLRIATFGGVQPSALAELTEVLNGLLDGQNLKRSKMGGVRTAAEIINLMKTQHEEAVIDAVREFDGELAQKIIDEMFLFENLVEVDDRSIQRLLQEVESESLLIALKGAEQPLREKFLRNMSQRAAEILRDDLATRGPVRMSQVENEQKAILLIVRRLADSGEMIIGGGDDAFV from the coding sequence ATGAGTCTGACAGGTACAGAAAAGAGCGCCGTCTTATTGATGACTATCGGCGAAGACCGTGCGGCAGAAGTTTTTACGCACCTTTCAACCCGCGAGGTACAGCATCTCAGTACTGCGATGGCCAACATGAAACAGGTCTCGCAGTCTGAGTTGCTGGAAGTTTTGCGTGAGTTTGATCTTGAGGCCGAGCAGTATGCGGCGTTGGGTGTGAATGCCGGCGATTACCTTCGTTCTGTCCTGGTCAAGGCGTTGGGTGAAGAGCGCGCCTCCAGCCTGCTGGAAGATATCCTTGAGAGCAAGGAAACCTCTACCGGTATGGAAACGCTCAACTTTATGGAGCCGCAAAGCGCCGCCGACCTTATCCGCGACGAGCATCCGCAAATTATCGCCACCATCCTGGTGCATCTCAAACGTGCGCAGGCGGCGGATATTCTGGCCCACTTCGACGAACGCATGCGTAATGACGTCATGTTGCGTATCGCCACCTTCGGCGGGGTACAACCGTCGGCTCTGGCAGAACTGACCGAAGTGCTCAACGGACTGCTGGACGGCCAAAACCTCAAGCGCAGCAAGATGGGCGGTGTTCGTACTGCGGCGGAGATCATCAACCTGATGAAAACGCAACACGAGGAAGCGGTTATCGATGCCGTACGCGAATTCGATGGCGAGCTGGCACAGAAAATTATCGACGAAATGTTCCTGTTCGAAAACCTGGTGGAAGTGGACGATCGCAGTATCCAGCGTCTGCTGCAGGAAGTGGAATCCGAGTCTCTGCTGATAGCGCTGAAAGGTGCCGAACAGCCGTTGCGCGAGAAGTTCCTGCGCAACATGTCGCAGCGTGCGGCAGAAATCCTGCGCGACGACCTGGCTACTCGTGGCCCGGTACGTATGTCCCAGGTGGAAAACGAACAGAAAGCCATTCTGCTCATTGTACGTCGTCTGGCAGACAGCGGCGAAATGATTATTGGTGGTGGCGATGACGCGTTTGTCTAA
- a CDS encoding flagellin N-terminal helical domain-containing protein produces MAVINTNSMSLLAQTNLNKSQSSLQTAIERLSSGLAINSAKDNAAGSGIVNGMTAQIKGLTQASKNANDGVSLVQTAEGNLDTINDNLQRIRELAVQAANDTNGTNDRTAIQTEINRRVDEINRVAASANFNGKALLDGTVNATGFNIQVGSGTTANDAISVGSAALINATSGGLGITTTNTDVSTAAGSTALVSAIDTALQTINTAKANIGATLNRFQSTIDNLSNTINNLSNARSRIQDADYATEVSNMSRAQILQQAGTSVLAQANQVPQTVLKLLQ; encoded by the coding sequence ATGGCAGTCATTAATACTAATAGTATGTCGCTGTTGGCCCAGACCAACCTGAACAAATCTCAATCTTCCCTGCAGACTGCTATCGAACGTCTGTCTTCTGGCCTGGCTATCAACAGCGCCAAAGACAACGCAGCAGGTTCTGGTATCGTTAACGGTATGACTGCTCAGATCAAAGGTCTGACTCAGGCTTCCAAAAATGCTAACGACGGCGTATCTCTGGTACAGACCGCTGAAGGTAACCTGGATACCATCAACGACAACTTGCAGCGTATCCGTGAGCTGGCCGTACAGGCAGCGAACGACACCAACGGTACTAACGACCGTACTGCTATCCAGACTGAAATCAACCGTCGTGTTGACGAAATCAACCGTGTTGCCGCTAGCGCGAACTTCAACGGTAAAGCACTGCTGGACGGTACTGTCAACGCTACTGGCTTCAACATCCAGGTTGGTTCTGGTACCACTGCTAACGATGCCATCTCTGTTGGTAGCGCAGCACTGATCAACGCCACCAGCGGCGGCCTGGGTATCACCACTACGAACACTGACGTATCTACAGCAGCAGGTTCTACTGCGCTCGTTTCTGCGATTGATACTGCGCTGCAGACCATCAACACCGCTAAAGCGAACATCGGTGCGACTCTGAACCGCTTCCAGTCTACCATCGACAACCTGAGCAACACCATCAACAACCTGAGCAACGCACGTAGTCGTATCCAGGATGCTGATTACGCGACCGAAGTATCTAACATGAGCCGTGCGCAGATTCTGCAGCAGGCTGGTACTTCTGTACTGGCTCAGGCTAACCAGGTACCGCAGACTGTTCTGAAACTGCTGCAGTAA
- the fliE gene encoding flagellar hook-basal body complex protein FliE, producing MSIQGIDAVLQQMQITATKAAGGADSNVASQSGFASELKAALEKINETRTQAQTQAEAFTLGKPGVALNDVMVDNQKASIALQMGVQVRNKLVSAYQEVMNMTI from the coding sequence ATGTCTATTCAGGGTATCGACGCGGTATTGCAGCAGATGCAGATTACCGCAACCAAAGCGGCCGGTGGAGCGGATTCCAACGTTGCGTCTCAGTCTGGTTTTGCCAGCGAGCTGAAAGCTGCGCTCGAAAAAATCAACGAAACGCGGACGCAGGCTCAGACGCAAGCTGAAGCATTTACGTTGGGCAAGCCGGGGGTCGCGCTGAATGACGTCATGGTTGACAACCAGAAGGCCTCTATTGCTTTGCAAATGGGGGTTCAGGTGCGCAATAAACTGGTCTCGGCTTACCAGGAAGTCATGAATATGACGATATAA
- the fliS gene encoding flagellar export chaperone FliS: MYRKNVSQAYAQVGVESAVMSASPHQLIVMLFDGTKSALIRARILLEQNDIVGKGNALSKAIDIISNGLKLGLDMEKGGELAENLSDLYDYMVRRLLHANINNDLQAIIEVEALLDNIAGAWKQIGPGYQPTTETR, translated from the coding sequence ATGTATAGAAAGAATGTCAGTCAGGCTTATGCTCAGGTCGGTGTGGAAAGCGCGGTAATGAGCGCCAGCCCACATCAACTGATTGTTATGCTGTTTGACGGAACCAAGAGCGCGCTTATCAGGGCAAGGATTCTTCTTGAACAAAATGATATTGTCGGAAAAGGGAATGCCCTCTCCAAAGCCATCGATATTATCAGTAATGGGTTGAAACTCGGACTGGATATGGAAAAAGGCGGCGAGCTGGCAGAGAATCTTTCCGATCTTTACGACTACATGGTGCGTCGGTTATTGCATGCCAATATTAATAACGATTTGCAGGCAATCATAGAAGTGGAAGCCCTCCTCGATAATATTGCGGGTGCCTGGAAACAAATTGGACCTGGTTATCAACCAACGACGGAAACGCGCTAA
- the fliT gene encoding flagellar protein FliT, which translates to MENLSPLLIEYQGLLKLIRNIKSMALNGLWDDVVEQEIVYIQSIERISQITVPANIPSTVQLQFRQLLQDILDTESQVKELLQNRMQELAVLIQQSQNQKSINSTYAEFSNDILPGKPQP; encoded by the coding sequence ATGGAAAACCTCTCTCCATTACTTATTGAGTATCAGGGGTTACTCAAACTCATCCGAAATATCAAGTCCATGGCGCTTAATGGACTATGGGATGATGTTGTTGAGCAGGAGATAGTTTATATCCAGTCAATAGAGAGAATCAGCCAGATTACCGTTCCTGCCAATATTCCCAGCACGGTGCAATTACAGTTCCGGCAGCTTCTTCAGGACATACTGGATACGGAATCACAGGTGAAAGAACTGCTGCAGAACAGAATGCAGGAACTGGCGGTGCTCATCCAGCAATCACAAAATCAAAAATCGATTAACAGCACTTATGCTGAGTTTTCCAACGATATACTCCCGGGAAAACCGCAGCCCTGA